A window from Deinococcus aquiradiocola encodes these proteins:
- a CDS encoding thiomuracin/GE37468 family thiazolyl RiPP peptide has protein sequence MEELNLNTAVLDFDFDLLDDLADETIESWSLGHGMVEIGASCCTSGQQTNGSCKNALQQL, from the coding sequence ATGGAAGAGCTGAACCTGAACACGGCGGTGCTGGATTTCGACTTCGACCTGCTCGATGACCTGGCGGACGAGACCATCGAGAGCTGGAGCCTGGGTCACGGCATGGTCGAGATCGGGGCCTCGTGCTGCACCAGCGGTCAGCAGACCAACGGCAGCTGCAAAAACGCCCTGCAGCAGCTCTAA
- a CDS encoding ABC transporter ATP-binding protein produces MTQAAGLPDPIRRTFNRQSLRHWLWSHLTVRPGLLILTVVGEISHGASLVMTAVLLGRLVDRVLSTSRTAEALTPFVWWLLGLLLVRFLAGMATGAAGQALSERLQQTSREEAFSELLGRDLAFHARERSGDLMARITGDAQMLSVMVLPGMTMLLSSALSTVLPLVGIALLKPVLLVVPVLFSGGAFWMIRRYSAALEPLTWSARGQFGQLNSVASETVNGLDVVRTHGLQAEMSGRFGAAAAGYREALIAQAGAEARYLPTLLYAVGFAAALAHALWLHTSSVLSLGEVVAFMGLFAQFQSPVSVPLYGLSLVQFGLASAARIFELLQREAPAARAGQHTATLKGEVGLRDLTFRLGGQLLLDRVGLRIRAGETVAVIGATGSGKTSFLQLINGVLEPESGQVLLDDQPLEAWSPASLKPQVAMVEQDVFLFNRSVADNVRFGSSRPVSDDEILQALTDAQASGFVLALPQGMDTLVGERGVRLSGGQRQRIAVARALIRRPAILLLDDPTSALDEPTGLLVQQGLRAGHPERTVVMVTNRWANLERVDRIVLLQAGQVRVFDTLSDLLAAEPQQRLQLAEETNGDTPEPVMGRSA; encoded by the coding sequence ATGACCCAAGCAGCCGGACTGCCCGATCCCATCCGACGCACCTTCAACCGGCAGTCCCTGCGGCACTGGTTGTGGTCTCACCTGACGGTACGCCCTGGACTGCTCATCCTGACGGTGGTCGGAGAGATCTCGCACGGCGCGTCGCTGGTGATGACGGCCGTCCTGCTGGGTCGCCTCGTCGACCGCGTCCTCTCGACGTCCAGGACGGCCGAGGCGTTGACGCCGTTCGTGTGGTGGCTGCTCGGGCTGCTGCTGGTCCGCTTCCTGGCGGGAATGGCGACGGGGGCAGCCGGGCAGGCCCTCAGTGAACGTCTGCAGCAGACGTCGCGCGAGGAGGCGTTCAGCGAACTGCTGGGGAGGGACCTGGCGTTTCATGCCCGGGAACGCAGCGGTGACCTCATGGCCAGGATCACGGGAGACGCGCAGATGCTCAGTGTGATGGTGCTGCCGGGCATGACGATGCTGCTTTCCTCGGCCCTCTCGACCGTCCTGCCGCTCGTCGGGATCGCGCTTCTCAAACCTGTCCTGCTGGTCGTGCCTGTCCTCTTCAGCGGAGGGGCGTTCTGGATGATCCGGCGGTACAGTGCCGCGCTGGAGCCGCTCACCTGGTCCGCGCGCGGACAGTTCGGTCAGCTCAACAGTGTCGCGTCGGAGACGGTCAACGGTCTGGACGTGGTGAGGACCCACGGTCTGCAGGCAGAAATGTCCGGGCGTTTCGGAGCGGCTGCCGCCGGGTACCGGGAGGCGTTGATCGCCCAGGCGGGCGCCGAGGCGCGGTACCTGCCGACGCTGCTGTACGCCGTGGGGTTCGCTGCCGCTCTGGCCCACGCGCTGTGGCTGCACACGTCGAGTGTGCTCTCGCTGGGCGAGGTGGTGGCCTTCATGGGCCTGTTCGCGCAGTTCCAGAGTCCCGTCAGCGTTCCCCTGTACGGCCTGTCGCTCGTTCAGTTCGGTCTGGCTTCCGCCGCGCGCATCTTTGAACTCCTTCAGCGGGAGGCTCCGGCGGCGCGGGCCGGTCAGCACACGGCCACGCTGAAGGGTGAGGTGGGTCTGCGCGACCTGACGTTCAGACTGGGGGGGCAGCTGCTGCTGGACCGGGTTGGCCTGCGGATCCGTGCCGGCGAGACGGTGGCGGTCATCGGGGCCACGGGGAGCGGGAAGACCAGTTTCCTGCAGCTGATCAACGGGGTTCTCGAACCGGAATCGGGACAGGTGCTGCTGGACGATCAGCCGCTGGAAGCGTGGAGCCCCGCGTCCCTGAAACCCCAGGTGGCGATGGTCGAACAGGACGTGTTCCTGTTCAACCGCTCGGTGGCGGACAATGTCCGGTTCGGGAGTTCCCGGCCAGTGTCGGATGACGAGATCCTGCAGGCACTGACCGACGCTCAGGCGAGCGGATTCGTGCTGGCGTTGCCTCAGGGCATGGACACCCTGGTGGGGGAACGGGGCGTGCGTCTTTCCGGCGGGCAGCGGCAGCGCATCGCCGTGGCACGCGCCCTGATCCGTCGTCCGGCCATTCTGCTGCTGGACGATCCGACCAGCGCGCTCGACGAGCCGACTGGCCTGCTGGTCCAGCAGGGGTTACGGGCAGGCCATCCGGAACGGACGGTGGTGATGGTCACCAATCGCTGGGCCAACCTGGAGCGGGTCGACCGGATCGTGCTGCTTCAGGCGGGGCAGGTCCGCGTCTTCGACACACTCTCGGACCTGCTGGCCGCTGAACCGCAGCAGCGCCTGCAACTGGCGGAAGAGACGAACGGCGACACGCCTGAACCGGTCATGGGAAGATCGGCATGA
- a CDS encoding ABC transporter ATP-binding protein, with the protein MSGILDGLSAESYDRQYTDRELLRRILALLQHERGLLLRVSGTLLTSTLIGLAVPYGVSQALTRTRVDNLPLTAGLVLAVTLAGALSWALQYIQRVWTRQAMANVVMELQEQAFRAAVRQDARFYETTTQGQVVSRITGDTQSFSLTVTLTLGAVSQLVLVAGVLVMLWSVHAPLAAAVTLLIPVVVGVAALFRAWARRSTQQTQRAVANINTSISEAIGGLAVAKSFGQESVLLEEFRAVNETAYRLQVQQGMIYSSIYPVLGVLTGVAVLLVAYLGGRAVIAGGIDIGQWYLFVQALDYFVLPLTGIAAFWSQFQQGLAAAERVFALIDHPAPVHTGRRSLPQTAARIELQDVTFAYREGESVLDGFSLTLTPGETVALVGETGAGKSTVAKLLTGQYRAQGGALLINGVPIEEYDVAELRRHVGYVSQHPFLFAGTVMDNVRLGRAGASTEEAEAAAQALLPGWTEQLPDGLNTRVGERGQGISLGQRQLVVLARILLQAPPILVLDEATANIDPWTEMQFLRALATVQQGRTCLFIAHRRGTIAHAQRVVRLHGGQSQLEVLPTAAARARPAGEWLLPT; encoded by the coding sequence ATGAGCGGCATCCTGGACGGCCTTTCGGCAGAGTCGTACGACCGTCAGTACACGGACCGGGAGTTGCTGCGGCGCATTCTCGCGCTCCTTCAGCATGAACGGGGACTGCTGCTGCGCGTGTCCGGAACGCTGCTCACTTCGACCCTGATCGGACTGGCAGTGCCGTACGGTGTCTCGCAGGCCCTCACCCGCACACGTGTCGACAACCTGCCGCTCACGGCGGGACTGGTCCTGGCGGTCACCCTGGCGGGCGCGTTAAGCTGGGCCCTGCAGTACATCCAGCGGGTCTGGACGCGGCAGGCGATGGCGAACGTCGTCATGGAACTTCAGGAGCAGGCGTTCAGAGCGGCAGTCCGGCAGGACGCGCGCTTTTACGAGACCACCACCCAGGGCCAGGTGGTGTCACGAATCACCGGGGATACGCAGTCGTTCTCGTTGACGGTGACCCTGACGCTGGGCGCCGTGAGTCAGCTGGTCCTGGTGGCGGGGGTACTGGTGATGCTCTGGAGCGTCCACGCACCGCTCGCGGCCGCCGTCACGCTGCTGATCCCCGTGGTTGTCGGAGTGGCCGCCCTGTTTCGCGCCTGGGCACGCCGCAGCACCCAGCAGACCCAGCGGGCGGTAGCGAACATCAACACCTCAATCAGCGAGGCCATCGGCGGTCTGGCCGTGGCGAAAAGCTTCGGGCAGGAGTCGGTGCTCCTCGAGGAATTCAGGGCCGTGAACGAGACGGCCTACCGCCTGCAGGTGCAGCAGGGCATGATCTACAGTTCCATCTACCCCGTGCTGGGCGTGCTGACGGGCGTGGCGGTCCTGCTGGTCGCGTATCTGGGTGGCCGGGCCGTGATTGCCGGGGGCATCGATATCGGGCAGTGGTACCTGTTCGTGCAGGCACTCGACTACTTCGTCCTGCCCCTGACCGGCATCGCTGCATTCTGGAGTCAGTTTCAGCAGGGCCTGGCGGCCGCCGAGCGGGTGTTCGCCCTGATTGACCATCCGGCACCGGTGCATACCGGACGCCGGTCCCTGCCGCAGACTGCAGCGCGGATTGAACTTCAGGACGTCACTTTCGCGTACCGCGAGGGAGAATCCGTGCTGGACGGTTTCTCCCTGACCCTGACGCCCGGAGAGACAGTGGCGCTGGTCGGCGAGACGGGTGCAGGAAAATCCACGGTGGCCAAACTGCTGACCGGACAGTACCGGGCTCAGGGCGGTGCCCTGCTGATCAACGGCGTTCCGATCGAAGAGTACGACGTTGCCGAACTGCGTCGCCACGTCGGCTACGTGTCTCAGCATCCCTTCCTATTTGCCGGCACGGTGATGGACAACGTCCGGCTTGGACGCGCCGGGGCGAGCACCGAAGAGGCGGAGGCCGCCGCACAGGCCCTGCTGCCCGGGTGGACCGAGCAGCTTCCGGACGGCCTGAATACCCGGGTCGGCGAACGCGGGCAGGGCATCTCGCTCGGCCAGCGCCAGCTGGTGGTGCTGGCCCGGATCCTGCTGCAGGCACCGCCGATCCTGGTGCTGGACGAAGCCACGGCCAACATCGATCCCTGGACTGAAATGCAGTTCCTGCGGGCCCTGGCCACAGTACAGCAGGGACGCACCTGCCTGTTCATCGCCCACCGCAGAGGCACGATTGCGCACGCCCAGCGTGTCGTGCGGCTGCACGGCGGCCAGAGTCAACTGGAGGTGCTGCCGACTGCGGCCGCACGGGCACGTCCGGCTGGAGAATGGCTGCTGCCCACCTGA
- a CDS encoding TOMM precursor leader peptide-binding protein — MLALCHWDAAAVEAHERRWPDRTYLCVWQEPGFVWAGPYRRAGLPGCARCAAVRREAIHADRPAVRPTHVDAGPLSAAQVSQVTHLIHHAARTHEAGDHECLVWRLDLLTAQVSRHRLLPVSNCPGCGLRPDDARPGVMVLSAVPKSSVDVYRPPTGDLEDRWQRAYVDEQLGLVRDLTVHPAGVFYDVAAHAGMPGFQEVELTSGRGITPSKSRLSAVAEALERYGGIRPYGRRTSVRARYHDLIGSAIDPRTLGTYDPEAVRQAGGTLRPFDPQDTLTWVWASSLTGGEARLVPEHSAYYGLSTQESGPTFVYESSNGCAVGRSLTEAALYGLLELIERDAFLLSWYGQVPLRPIDLHGSCPPATRWRVERIESRTGYRVQAFDMTLDLQIPAVWVMATDRSGRPQRPGSLHAAAAHLNPVAALDGAMHELAPGIPYACRAYPDRRPALLPQLNDPFQVRRMQDHAALYWLPETFDRLAFLNTEAAPVTLTELAERAPTAAPDLLQDLEGVLRRFSGAGLEVLMVDQTAPEHLAGGLRCVKMIVPGLLPMTFGHAYRRVHHLPRLHSVPPTYGGSVGGALNRHPHPFP; from the coding sequence GTGCTCGCCCTGTGCCACTGGGACGCGGCCGCCGTCGAGGCCCATGAGCGGCGCTGGCCGGACCGGACGTACCTGTGTGTGTGGCAGGAGCCGGGCTTCGTGTGGGCCGGACCGTACCGGCGCGCCGGGCTGCCCGGCTGCGCCCGGTGCGCCGCAGTCCGGCGGGAAGCGATCCACGCGGACCGTCCGGCCGTCCGGCCGACGCACGTGGACGCCGGACCGCTCAGTGCCGCGCAGGTGTCGCAGGTGACGCACCTCATCCACCACGCGGCCCGGACGCACGAGGCTGGCGACCACGAGTGCCTCGTCTGGCGTCTGGACCTGCTGACGGCGCAGGTCAGCCGTCACCGCCTCCTTCCGGTGTCGAACTGCCCGGGGTGCGGTCTCCGGCCGGACGACGCCCGGCCAGGCGTGATGGTGCTCTCGGCGGTTCCCAAATCCTCGGTGGACGTCTACCGGCCACCCACCGGTGACCTGGAGGACCGCTGGCAGCGCGCCTACGTGGACGAGCAGCTCGGCCTGGTGCGCGACCTGACGGTTCACCCGGCGGGCGTGTTCTACGATGTCGCCGCGCACGCGGGAATGCCAGGCTTCCAGGAGGTCGAGCTGACCTCCGGCCGCGGGATCACCCCCTCGAAGAGCCGGCTGTCGGCCGTGGCCGAGGCGCTCGAACGGTACGGAGGCATCCGGCCGTACGGCCGCCGCACCAGCGTCCGCGCCAGGTATCACGACCTGATCGGCTCAGCCATCGACCCGAGAACCCTCGGAACCTACGACCCTGAAGCTGTTCGGCAGGCGGGGGGCACCCTGCGGCCCTTCGATCCGCAGGACACCCTGACGTGGGTCTGGGCGTCCTCGCTGACCGGGGGCGAAGCGAGGCTGGTCCCGGAACACTCCGCCTACTACGGCCTGAGCACGCAGGAGAGCGGACCGACCTTCGTGTACGAGAGTTCGAACGGTTGCGCTGTCGGCCGGTCACTCACCGAGGCGGCCCTCTACGGCCTGCTGGAACTGATCGAACGGGACGCGTTCCTGCTGAGCTGGTACGGGCAGGTGCCGCTGCGGCCCATCGACCTGCACGGCAGCTGTCCACCGGCCACCCGCTGGCGTGTGGAGCGCATCGAATCCCGGACCGGCTACCGGGTTCAGGCGTTCGACATGACGCTCGACCTGCAGATTCCGGCCGTCTGGGTGATGGCGACCGACCGCTCCGGGCGGCCACAGCGGCCCGGGAGTCTGCATGCCGCAGCGGCGCACCTGAATCCGGTGGCGGCGCTCGACGGGGCCATGCATGAGCTGGCTCCCGGCATCCCCTACGCCTGCAGGGCCTACCCGGACCGCCGACCCGCACTGCTCCCTCAGCTGAACGACCCGTTTCAGGTGAGGCGAATGCAGGACCACGCGGCCCTCTACTGGCTCCCGGAGACGTTCGACCGGCTGGCCTTCCTGAACACCGAAGCCGCACCGGTCACGCTCACGGAGCTGGCGGAGCGCGCGCCGACCGCCGCGCCGGATCTCCTTCAGGATCTGGAGGGGGTGCTGCGTCGCTTCTCCGGCGCCGGGCTGGAGGTGCTGATGGTCGATCAGACCGCGCCCGAACACCTGGCAGGCGGCCTGAGATGCGTGAAGATGATCGTGCCGGGCCTGCTGCCGATGACCTTCGGGCACGCCTACCGGCGGGTGCATCACCTTCCGCGCCTTCACAGCGTTCCCCCGACCTACGGCGGATCGGTCGGCGGCGCACTCAACCGTCACCCGCACCCGTTCCCGTGA
- a CDS encoding nitroreductase family protein produces MLTPDVDGGRAGPLRAGSYRYDPLHHQLIWQCGPVLHALRDQLGSPLSGVFAGAAVSVDWQRTHGQYGHFGYRLGLLEAGMQAAQLGIVAEALGWHVSLVWDFPDAPVNAALGMGNHERVVALVLLRRLPGTVRVPPYLPVPPTRDGGPVSLPGATLETLDRVTHLQLGPGRADGDVGPPERVTPPLLVPRTLRQTLRARHSGLAVFAPVAEQGRPDLLDDLLRPALAPAPVVDGTPDASVSIEALLNGRDGLKHHRLTRDGPPVIGGPRADPLMRTVLEEVQPDMPLAHLPLTAYLCVPLHGPSPRTYRRVHLQAGLIAQRILLLAAQQGWAGRASCSFNAPRVQRLLELDGPVVPLLQLAFGREPTARLAHDHHRLSLHP; encoded by the coding sequence TTGCTGACCCCGGACGTCGACGGCGGGCGTGCCGGGCCGCTCCGGGCCGGGAGTTACCGTTACGATCCGCTGCACCATCAGCTGATCTGGCAGTGCGGTCCTGTCCTGCACGCCCTGCGGGATCAGCTCGGCAGTCCGCTGAGCGGGGTGTTCGCGGGAGCGGCCGTCAGCGTGGACTGGCAGCGGACGCACGGGCAGTACGGGCATTTCGGGTACCGCCTGGGCCTGCTCGAAGCCGGAATGCAGGCGGCGCAGCTGGGCATCGTCGCTGAAGCGCTCGGGTGGCACGTGTCGCTCGTCTGGGATTTCCCGGACGCACCGGTCAACGCCGCCCTCGGGATGGGAAACCATGAGCGCGTGGTGGCGCTGGTGCTGCTGCGCCGCTTGCCAGGCACGGTCAGGGTCCCACCATACCTGCCGGTTCCGCCCACCCGTGACGGCGGGCCGGTCTCGCTTCCCGGGGCGACGCTGGAGACGCTCGACCGGGTTACCCACCTGCAGCTGGGTCCGGGCAGGGCGGACGGGGACGTGGGCCCGCCTGAACGCGTGACGCCGCCCCTGCTCGTCCCGCGTACATTGCGGCAGACCCTCCGCGCCCGGCATTCCGGACTCGCCGTTTTCGCGCCGGTCGCCGAGCAGGGCCGCCCCGACCTGCTGGACGACCTGCTGAGACCGGCACTCGCTCCAGCACCCGTGGTCGACGGGACACCCGATGCCAGCGTGTCGATCGAGGCCCTGCTGAACGGCCGTGACGGACTGAAGCACCACCGGCTGACACGGGACGGCCCGCCGGTGATCGGCGGACCGCGAGCCGATCCGCTCATGAGAACGGTCCTGGAAGAGGTCCAGCCGGACATGCCGCTCGCGCACCTGCCACTCACGGCCTACCTGTGTGTGCCCCTCCACGGTCCGTCCCCCCGCACGTACCGGCGCGTTCATCTGCAGGCCGGACTGATCGCGCAGCGGATCCTGCTCCTCGCGGCCCAGCAGGGGTGGGCGGGACGGGCCAGTTGCAGCTTCAACGCACCACGGGTACAGCGCCTCCTGGAGCTGGACGGTCCGGTCGTGCCGCTCCTGCAGCTGGCGTTCGGGCGAGAGCCGACGGCACGGCTCGCTCATGACCATCACAGGCTCTCGCTTCACCCGTGA